Within Phycisphaerales bacterium, the genomic segment GAAACATTCCACGAGAGCAGGTTCGTGCTGGTATCGAGGGTCACCGTCGCGAACCCAGAGCCCGGGCTGGCGTTCGGCGGTACCTCCTGCAGACCGTCAAGGGTGAAGTTGTACGTAATCACGTCGGCAGACGCGATCCCTGTGGCGAGAGCGAGCAGCGCGATGGCAGTTGCGAGACGCCTCATTCTGAACTCCTCCATGGGTCGTTTGGACCTGTTTCCGCTGCGTGAAAGGGCGGGACGCACCCAGCGCGGACCCACTTGGGGAAAACCTATTCACGTCCGGAAACACTTCGGCCTCACTGAGAGTAGCGTGATCAGGTAAGAGCCGCAACCAAAATCCCGCCCGTCGAAGCCCGCAACCGCTCCCGAACATCGTGTTGGCGGTACGCACCGGCCGCCATAAGCAGGTCGCGATCCAGATTCGGCTGACGTGGCTATTCGTCCACAGCGGTTGTCCCGGCCTGGCTCGGAGGGGGTTGGGTACGGAACCAGGTGATAGTTTCGGCGAAGCCGGCCTGCCAACCGACGCGCGGCTCCCAGCCCAGAAGTTTTCGAGCGCGGGTGATGTCTGGGCGACGAATGTGCGGGTCGTCGGGTACCGGGGGCGTGTGACCGAGGGGGCTGCTACTGCCTGCCAGGGCCACGACCTCGCGGGCTGCCGCGGTGACCGTGATTTCGACCGGGTTGCCAAGATTGACCGGCTCGGTTACGTCGCTTGCCATCAGGCGAACGAGACCGTCCACCATGTCCGTGACATAGCAGAAGCTGCGGGTCTGCTCGCCATCCCCGTGAATGGTGAGCGGCGCGCCGCGCAGGGCTTGCGCGATGAAAGTCGGCAGCATGCGACCGTCGTCCGCCCGCATGTGTGGGCCATAGGTATTGAAGATCCGGGCAATGCGCACGGGCAGCCCGTGGCGTCGCGCGAAAGCAGTGATCAGGGACTCCGCAAAGCGCTTGCCCTCATCGTAGCAGGACCGGGGACCGATGGGATTCACGTGACCCCAGTAGGACTCGCGCTGTGGATGCTCTTGCGGATCTCCGTAAACCTCGCTCGTGCTGGTGTGCAGCAAGCGGGCGCCGTGGGCGTATGCGAGCTGCAACAGGTTCTCCACGCCCCGGGAGCAGACCGCCAGAATCTCGAGCGCGAGTCGTTCGAAATCCGCCGGTGACGCCGGACAAGCAAGGTCGTAGACTTGCGCACAGCGCGGCTCGACAGTCAGGGGTTTCGTGATATCGTGTTCGATGAAGTGGAAGCGGGGTCGAGCCCGCAGTGCGTCGATATTGCTGCGAAGACCGCTGCTGAGGTTGTCGATGCCGATGACCTCATGATCTTCGGCCAGCAGGCGTTCCGCGAGATGACGGCCGATGAACCCCGCGCAACCGGCAATCAGGATACGCATGCAGACGTCTCCAGCGACACAGTAACCAGCCGGCGGAGCCATCCGTCCCAGGGCGTGGCCTGCGCGGCCCGCGGATTATACGAGTTCGGCCCCGCGACCGCGTGGGCACCCAGCACCGAACGAGGGCATCATGCAGATCGCCGTAATTGGCAGCGGGTACGTGGGCCTGGTCACAGCGGCTTGTCTGGCCGACAGCGGCAATCATGTTGTGGGGGTCGATAACGACGCCGCGAAAGTAGCGGAACTGCAAAATGGCCGCTCACCGTTCTTCGAACCCGGACTGGGCGAACTGGTTGCCAAGAACGTAGCCACCCAACGCCTGCGCTTCACGACCGACCTGGCGGCCGGAGTCGCCGGAGTTCGCGTCGTGTTCCTGGCGGTAGGTACGCCGCCGCGGCCGGACGGCTCAGCCGACCTGAGCGCCATCGAGAGTGTGGCCGTCGCCGTGGCAAAGGCGGTGACGGGTCCGGCGGTCATCGTCACGAAGAGCACGGTGCCAGTGGGAACGGGCGCACGACTGGACGCCCTGATCCGCACCCACACGTCCTTTCATTGCCCGGTCGTAAGCAATCCAGAGTTCCTCAAGGAAGGGGCGGCCCTGAACGATTTCCTGCGGCCGGATCGCGTGGTGATCGGCGCAGACGATGCGGAGGCGGCGGAGGTCATTGCTGAACTGCACCAGCCG encodes:
- a CDS encoding SDR family oxidoreductase; translated protein: MRILIAGCAGFIGRHLAERLLAEDHEVIGIDNLSSGLRSNIDALRARPRFHFIEHDITKPLTVEPRCAQVYDLACPASPADFERLALEILAVCSRGVENLLQLAYAHGARLLHTSTSEVYGDPQEHPQRESYWGHVNPIGPRSCYDEGKRFAESLITAFARRHGLPVRIARIFNTYGPHMRADDGRMLPTFIAQALRGAPLTIHGDGEQTRSFCYVTDMVDGLVRLMASDVTEPVNLGNPVEITVTAAAREVVALAGSSSPLGHTPPVPDDPHIRRPDITRARKLLGWEPRVGWQAGFAETITWFRTQPPPSQAGTTAVDE